Proteins co-encoded in one Candidatus Thiodictyon syntrophicum genomic window:
- a CDS encoding Tll0287-like domain-containing protein has protein sequence MRSIFLVTAVLAAAPLLAQTATPPATTPTSAAAPNPNLEQARALTKEFADTLKGELEAAMKSGGPIAAIGVCKERAPAIAAAISGRSGWEVGRVSLKPRNTKDGQPDAWERQVLTRFDERKAAGEPVETMAFAAVVEDNGTRQFRFMKAIPTGEVCLACHGGNLAPAVAATLDQAYPEDHARGYAVGDIRGAFSLTKPIN, from the coding sequence ATGCGCTCGATCTTCCTCGTCACCGCCGTACTCGCCGCGGCCCCCCTGCTTGCGCAGACCGCAACGCCCCCCGCCACCACGCCGACCTCGGCCGCGGCCCCCAACCCGAATCTCGAGCAGGCCCGGGCCCTGACCAAGGAATTCGCCGACACCTTGAAGGGCGAGTTGGAGGCGGCCATGAAGTCCGGCGGTCCCATCGCGGCCATCGGCGTGTGCAAGGAGCGGGCACCGGCCATCGCCGCCGCCATTTCCGGGCGGTCCGGCTGGGAGGTCGGGCGCGTCAGCCTCAAACCCCGCAACACCAAGGACGGGCAGCCGGACGCCTGGGAGCGGCAGGTGCTGACCCGCTTCGACGAGCGCAAAGCGGCCGGTGAACCGGTCGAGACCATGGCCTTCGCCGCCGTGGTGGAAGACAACGGGACCCGGCAGTTCCGCTTCATGAAGGCGATCCCCACGGGTGAGGTCTGTCTCGCCTGCCACGGCGGCAACCTCGCCCCCGCGGTGGCCGCGACCCTGGACCAAGCCTATCCAGAGGACCACGCGCGCGGTTATGCTGTCGGGGATATCCGCGGGGCCTTCAGCCTGACCAAGCCGATCAACTGA
- a CDS encoding HesB/IscA family protein, whose amino-acid sequence MSAPLTSEHLTLTSPAAAKMSELFNQVDDSIQGVRVFATAGGCSGIGFGMTFTDEINEDDGVLSCDGFKVVVDDGTLDHLRGVEIDYVDDAEGGAHFRFNNLPRAEGGGCGNCGSHSGGGSGGGCS is encoded by the coding sequence ATGTCTGCACCCCTGACCAGCGAGCACCTGACCCTGACCTCGCCCGCCGCGGCCAAGATGAGTGAGCTTTTCAACCAGGTCGACGACAGCATCCAGGGGGTGCGCGTCTTCGCCACCGCCGGCGGCTGTAGCGGCATCGGTTTCGGCATGACCTTTACCGACGAGATCAATGAGGACGACGGCGTGTTGTCCTGCGATGGCTTCAAGGTCGTGGTGGACGACGGGACCCTGGACCACCTGCGCGGCGTGGAGATCGATTACGTCGATGACGCCGAGGGCGGTGCCCACTTCCGCTTCAACAACCTGCCGCGGGCCGAAGGCGGCGGTTGCGGCAACTGCGGCTCGCATTCGGGCGGCGGCTCCGGCGGCGGGTGCTCCTGA
- a CDS encoding bifunctional DedA family/phosphatase PAP2 family protein, with protein MDALFDQVLAWVSGHPGWAYAAIFAVAMGESTAIIGLIVPGVVLLLGTGALITTGAIAFWPAFAAAVIGAVVGDGLSYGLGRHYKLRLRGIWPFCRYPESLDQGIAFFARHGTWSVVIGRFAGPSRAFTPLVAGMLDMSPRRFFTADIASAMAQILTYFIPGMVLGASLKLAAEAAVRLAILGLLLAGTLWFIFWAAHRVYRLLAPHAGHWLQRLLRWADLHPGLGGLALALADPTHPDARALTGLAFLLLLGTLLLGAVTGLTLFGPRELALNLAALDLGQSLHTPLGNRLMIALAAFGAPIVVLPMVLLVYAWLRWRGDEHRGHYWLATAAFPLAATLVLGALLAVPRPDLGLHLALPWSFPSGPVVLATSVYGFLAIAIARGLAAPLRWVPYALATTLITAVAGARVYLGAEWLTSVINSIALGLVWVAALGLAFRRHSRLALRPGALAAVAAIGLAAGLSLHDAVTGDRDRERLTPAPRIATLEHRAWQGAAWARLPRHREDLSQRHRHPLTIQYAGDPALLTEALAGSGWQPAPLLDWGSALRLLSPSLPLAEIPVIPQVHDGRHEALILARPTGADHREVLRLWPTRWRLTDGAPLWVGNVTRQHRGLLLNLIVVPTTDTHDFRLPAEFERELPGLRLRAASGDGPLRIEEEPARAPPEP; from the coding sequence GTGGACGCACTCTTCGATCAAGTCCTGGCCTGGGTGAGCGGACACCCGGGCTGGGCCTATGCCGCGATCTTCGCGGTCGCCATGGGTGAGTCCACCGCGATCATCGGGCTCATCGTCCCCGGGGTCGTCCTGCTGCTCGGCACCGGCGCCCTGATCACCACCGGCGCAATCGCGTTCTGGCCCGCCTTCGCCGCCGCGGTCATCGGGGCCGTCGTCGGCGACGGCCTGAGCTATGGCCTGGGGCGCCATTACAAGCTGCGCCTGCGCGGCATCTGGCCCTTCTGCCGCTACCCCGAGTCCCTTGACCAGGGCATCGCCTTCTTCGCCCGCCACGGCACCTGGAGCGTGGTCATCGGGCGCTTCGCCGGACCCAGCCGCGCCTTCACCCCGCTCGTCGCGGGGATGCTGGACATGAGCCCACGCCGCTTCTTCACGGCCGATATCGCCTCCGCGATGGCACAGATTCTCACCTATTTCATCCCCGGCATGGTGCTCGGGGCCTCGCTGAAACTGGCCGCCGAGGCGGCCGTGCGCCTGGCCATCCTCGGGCTGCTGCTGGCCGGCACCCTGTGGTTCATCTTCTGGGCGGCCCACCGGGTCTACCGCCTGCTCGCCCCCCACGCCGGCCACTGGCTGCAGCGACTGCTGCGCTGGGCCGACCTGCACCCCGGCCTGGGCGGCCTCGCGCTCGCCCTGGCAGACCCCACACACCCGGATGCCCGCGCCCTGACCGGGCTCGCCTTCCTCCTGCTGCTGGGCACCCTCCTGCTCGGGGCCGTCACCGGCCTGACCCTGTTCGGCCCGCGCGAACTGGCCCTGAATCTCGCCGCCCTGGACCTGGGCCAGAGCCTGCACACCCCGCTCGGCAATCGCCTGATGATCGCGCTGGCCGCGTTCGGCGCCCCCATCGTGGTCCTGCCCATGGTGCTCCTGGTGTACGCCTGGCTGCGTTGGCGCGGCGACGAACACCGGGGGCACTACTGGTTGGCAACGGCCGCCTTCCCCCTGGCGGCCACCCTCGTGCTCGGCGCCCTGCTCGCGGTACCGCGCCCCGACCTCGGCCTGCACCTGGCCCTGCCCTGGTCGTTCCCCAGCGGGCCCGTCGTGTTGGCCACCAGTGTCTACGGATTCCTGGCCATCGCCATTGCCCGCGGCCTGGCCGCCCCGCTGCGCTGGGTCCCCTATGCCCTGGCCACCACGCTGATCACGGCAGTGGCCGGGGCCCGGGTCTATCTGGGCGCGGAGTGGCTCACCAGCGTCATCAACAGCATCGCCCTTGGGCTCGTGTGGGTCGCAGCCCTGGGGCTCGCCTTCCGCCGCCATAGCCGCCTGGCGCTGCGCCCCGGCGCACTCGCGGCGGTCGCCGCGATCGGACTGGCCGCGGGGCTCAGCCTCCACGACGCCGTCACCGGCGACCGGGACCGGGAGCGACTGACCCCGGCCCCGCGGATCGCGACCCTGGAACACCGCGCCTGGCAAGGCGCCGCCTGGGCGCGGCTCCCCCGTCACCGGGAGGACTTGAGTCAGCGCCACCGCCACCCCTTGACCATCCAGTACGCGGGCGACCCGGCCTTGCTCACCGAGGCCCTGGCCGGGTCCGGCTGGCAGCCCGCACCGCTTCTGGATTGGGGCAGCGCCCTGCGGCTGCTGTCGCCCTCCTTGCCGCTGGCGGAGATCCCCGTCATTCCCCAGGTCCACGACGGCCGTCATGAGGCCCTGATCCTGGCCAGGCCCACGGGCGCCGACCACCGGGAGGTCCTGCGCCTCTGGCCCACCCGCTGGCGCCTGACGGACGGCGCGCCCCTGTGGGTCGGCAATGTCACCCGCCAACATCGGGGCCTGTTGCTCAATCTGATCGTCGTCCCGACGACCGACACCCACGACTTCCGCCTGCCCGCGGAGTTTGAAAGGGAGTTACCGGGACTGCGCCTACGCGCGGCGTCCGGGGACGGACCCTTGCGGATTGAGGAGGAACCCGCAAGGGCACCTCCAGAGCCTTGA
- a CDS encoding DUF5063 domain-containing protein: MNAPNKQPKQRDPGVQQILTLARRYCDWIEAAGPAAPHWLREVALLLPRLHAAMTSVPDHGPRAGSVNPVDLDARFDLYSRLRALLADRDGYFLAFDRVQEGLDARTGSLADDLTDIYCELKAGLRIFDLDPQRALQTWLLGYEGHWREHLIDAERHLAMLAAADRLGRVGDRD, translated from the coding sequence ATGAACGCGCCGAACAAGCAGCCCAAGCAACGCGACCCCGGGGTCCAGCAGATTCTGACCCTCGCCCGCCGCTATTGCGACTGGATCGAGGCGGCCGGGCCCGCCGCGCCGCACTGGCTGCGGGAGGTGGCCCTGCTGTTGCCGCGGCTGCACGCCGCCATGACTTCGGTCCCCGACCACGGGCCCCGGGCCGGGTCCGTCAACCCGGTCGATCTGGACGCGCGCTTCGATCTCTACTCGCGCCTGCGGGCCTTGCTCGCCGATCGGGACGGTTATTTCCTGGCGTTCGATCGCGTGCAGGAGGGTTTGGACGCCCGGACCGGCAGCCTGGCGGACGACCTGACCGATATCTACTGCGAACTGAAGGCCGGTCTGCGGATCTTCGACCTGGACCCGCAGCGCGCGCTGCAAACCTGGTTGCTCGGCTACGAGGGCCACTGGCGCGAGCACCTGATCGATGCCGAGCGGCACCTGGCCATGTTGGCCGCCGCCGATCGCCTGGGCCGGGTCGGGGACCGCGATTAG
- a CDS encoding rubredoxin, whose translation MKTYMCVICGLVYDEAKGWPDDGIAAGTPWEEVPPGWKCPECGAGKDDFELVTL comes from the coding sequence ATGAAGACCTATATGTGCGTAATTTGCGGATTAGTCTATGACGAGGCCAAGGGCTGGCCCGACGACGGTATCGCCGCCGGGACCCCCTGGGAGGAGGTCCCGCCGGGCTGGAAGTGCCCGGAGTGTGGGGCCGGCAAAGACGACTTTGAACTGGTGACCCTGTGA
- the hemL gene encoding glutamate-1-semialdehyde 2,1-aminomutase, translated as MSRSHDLFTAAQRHIPGGVNSPVRAFRGVGGDPVFFESALGPYVFDADGKRYVDYVGSWGPMILGHAHPEVLAAVRERLDKGLSFGAPTELETTMADRVCALVPSMDLVRMVSSGTEATMSALRLARGFTGRDKIVKFEGCYHGHADSLLVKAGSGALTFGEPSSPGVPKALAELTITLTYNDLAQVEETFATIGEEIACIIVEPVAGNMNCIPPVPGFLEGLRAVCDRYGALLILDEVMTGFRVALGGAQAHYGIRPDLTALGKVIGGGMPVGAFGGRREVMERISPLGPVYQAGTLSGNPIAMAAGLKTLELISVPGFYERIAARTVQLTDGLVERARAAGVPLAVNRVGGMFGLFFTDAPQVTNYAQATACNQDQFRAFFHAMLEHGVYLAPSAFEAGFVSITHEEAQLEATLEAATAAFARVAA; from the coding sequence ATGAGCCGATCCCACGACCTCTTTACCGCCGCCCAACGCCACATCCCCGGCGGCGTCAACTCACCGGTGCGGGCCTTCCGCGGGGTCGGCGGCGACCCGGTGTTCTTCGAGAGCGCGCTGGGGCCCTACGTCTTCGACGCGGACGGCAAGCGCTATGTCGACTATGTCGGCTCCTGGGGTCCCATGATCCTGGGCCACGCCCACCCAGAGGTCCTGGCGGCGGTCCGGGAGCGACTCGACAAGGGCCTGTCCTTCGGCGCCCCCACCGAGCTTGAGACCACCATGGCGGATCGCGTGTGCGCCCTGGTCCCGAGCATGGACCTGGTGCGCATGGTCAGTTCCGGCACCGAGGCCACCATGAGCGCACTGCGCCTGGCCCGCGGCTTCACCGGCCGCGACAAGATCGTGAAGTTCGAGGGCTGCTACCACGGCCACGCGGACTCACTCCTGGTCAAGGCCGGCTCGGGCGCCCTGACCTTCGGTGAACCCAGTTCCCCCGGGGTGCCCAAGGCCCTCGCGGAACTCACCATCACCCTGACCTACAACGACCTGGCACAGGTCGAGGAAACCTTCGCCACGATCGGCGAGGAGATCGCCTGCATCATCGTGGAGCCCGTGGCCGGCAACATGAACTGCATCCCCCCGGTGCCCGGCTTCCTGGAAGGGCTGCGCGCCGTGTGCGACCGCTACGGGGCGCTCCTGATCCTGGACGAGGTCATGACCGGCTTTCGCGTCGCCTTGGGCGGGGCCCAGGCCCACTACGGCATCCGCCCGGACCTGACCGCACTCGGCAAGGTGATCGGCGGCGGCATGCCGGTCGGGGCCTTCGGCGGGCGGCGCGAGGTGATGGAGCGAATCTCCCCCCTGGGTCCGGTCTATCAGGCCGGCACCCTGTCCGGCAACCCCATCGCCATGGCGGCGGGGCTCAAGACCCTGGAGCTGATCTCCGTCCCCGGTTTCTACGAGCGGATCGCCGCGCGCACGGTGCAACTCACGGACGGCCTGGTGGAGCGCGCCCGCGCCGCCGGCGTGCCCCTGGCGGTGAACCGGGTCGGCGGCATGTTCGGCCTCTTCTTCACCGACGCCCCCCAGGTCACCAACTACGCCCAGGCGACCGCCTGCAACCAGGACCAGTTCCGCGCCTTCTTCCACGCCATGCTGGAGCACGGTGTCTATCTGGCCCCCTCCGCCTTCGAGGCCGGGTTCGTCTCCATCACCCACGAGGAGGCGCAGCTCGAGGCCACCCTGGAGGCCGCCACGGCGGCCTTCGCCCGGGTCGCCGCCTAG
- a CDS encoding asparagine synthetase B family protein — MYAICGWMGQIADAQASDQLLDTMLGRGVIAGAAPGPGVGRVRDRGGHAGSQAGPDLVYADEEVVVCLTEPVTGLGGVASGALDAAAVARLYHAEGDALLGHIHGSFALALMDLRRRKVLLAVDRAGIRPLYLCRLGEAVAFASRLCAFTGLPGFPARLSDQALFDYLYFHVVPSPGSIYQGVEKLLPAQAVDLNPLGRHAFFYWHMPYRDDNPTPLADLSREFRRLLPLVVGGAAAAPGAGPDEVGCFLSGGTDSSTVAGTLRRLRGVPVRTYSMGFDARGYDEMAYARVAARHFGTEAREYYVQPQDVLEAIPRLAAWCDEPFANASIIPAYLCARFARNDGCTRLLAGDGGDEIFGGNARYANQQLFEVYRSLPGWVRRGLLDPLAAIPGLGAVPGLRKFKSYVDQARTPLPDRLESYNFLHRTPLAAIFDPAFLARVDPNAPLETQRACYHHISSRAIVNRMMHLDLKITLADNDLRKVNQACELAGVDVRYPLLDERLMDFAASVPPRIQLKDNRLRWFFKQALADFLPPAIIKKQKQGFGLPVGLWLAEYAPLKALADDSLNALRARGIVRPDYIDWLRARHAGQHAGYYGVMLWVLVMLEQWLQAHGH; from the coding sequence ATGTACGCCATTTGTGGTTGGATGGGCCAGATCGCCGACGCCCAGGCCTCGGACCAGCTACTCGATACCATGCTGGGGCGCGGTGTGATCGCCGGGGCGGCGCCGGGGCCCGGCGTCGGGCGCGTCCGTGACCGCGGCGGGCACGCGGGCTCCCAGGCCGGACCCGACCTCGTCTATGCCGACGAGGAGGTCGTGGTCTGTCTCACCGAGCCGGTCACCGGCCTGGGCGGCGTGGCGTCCGGAGCCCTGGACGCGGCGGCGGTGGCCCGCCTCTACCACGCCGAGGGCGATGCCCTGCTGGGGCACATCCACGGCAGCTTCGCCCTGGCGCTCATGGATCTGCGCCGCCGCAAGGTCCTGCTGGCGGTCGATCGGGCGGGGATCAGGCCGCTCTACCTGTGCCGCCTGGGTGAGGCCGTGGCCTTCGCCAGCCGCCTGTGCGCCTTCACCGGGCTGCCCGGGTTCCCGGCGCGCCTCAGCGACCAGGCCCTGTTCGACTATCTCTATTTCCATGTGGTCCCCAGTCCCGGCAGCATCTACCAGGGGGTGGAGAAACTGCTGCCCGCCCAGGCGGTGGACCTCAATCCACTCGGCCGCCACGCCTTCTTCTATTGGCACATGCCCTATCGGGACGACAACCCGACCCCGCTTGCGGATCTCAGCCGGGAGTTCCGCCGGCTGCTGCCCCTGGTGGTCGGCGGCGCGGCCGCGGCGCCCGGGGCAGGCCCGGACGAGGTCGGGTGCTTTCTGAGCGGCGGTACCGACAGTTCCACCGTCGCCGGCACCCTGCGCCGGTTGCGCGGCGTGCCGGTGCGGACCTACTCCATGGGCTTCGACGCCCGGGGTTACGACGAGATGGCCTACGCCCGCGTTGCCGCGCGCCACTTCGGCACCGAGGCGCGCGAATACTATGTCCAGCCCCAGGACGTCCTGGAAGCCATCCCGCGGCTTGCGGCCTGGTGCGACGAGCCCTTCGCCAACGCCTCCATCATCCCCGCGTATCTCTGCGCCCGTTTCGCCCGCAACGACGGCTGCACCCGGCTCCTGGCCGGCGACGGCGGGGATGAGATCTTCGGCGGCAATGCCCGCTACGCCAACCAGCAACTCTTCGAGGTCTACCGCAGCCTCCCCGGGTGGGTCCGCCGCGGCCTGCTGGACCCGCTGGCCGCCATCCCCGGCCTGGGTGCCGTGCCCGGCCTCAGGAAGTTCAAGAGCTATGTGGACCAGGCGCGCACCCCGCTGCCGGACCGGCTGGAGAGCTACAACTTCCTGCACCGCACCCCGCTCGCCGCGATCTTCGACCCCGCCTTCCTCGCTCGCGTGGACCCGAACGCGCCCTTGGAGACCCAGCGTGCCTGCTACCACCACATCAGTTCGCGCGCCATCGTCAACCGCATGATGCACCTGGATCTGAAGATCACTTTGGCGGACAACGACTTGCGCAAGGTCAACCAGGCCTGTGAACTGGCGGGCGTGGACGTGCGCTACCCCCTGCTCGACGAACGCCTGATGGACTTTGCCGCCTCGGTACCGCCCCGGATTCAGCTCAAGGACAACCGCCTGCGCTGGTTCTTCAAGCAGGCCCTGGCCGATTTCCTGCCGCCCGCGATCATCAAGAAGCAGAAGCAGGGCTTCGGCCTGCCGGTGGGCCTGTGGCTGGCCGAATACGCCCCGCTCAAGGCCCTGGCCGACGACAGCCTGAATGCCCTGCGCGCGCGCGGCATCGTGCGCCCCGACTATATTGACTGGCTGCGCGCCCGCCACGCCGGGCAGCACGCCGGCTATTACGGCGTCATGCTGTGGGTGCTGGTCATGCTGGAGCAGTGGTTGCAGGCGCATGGGCATTGA
- the thiE gene encoding thiamine phosphate synthase: MSRLLRGLYAITPEPDPGDPARADQRLIEQVAHAIDGGARLVQYRAKGLTTDRRRTQAAALAALCDDAAVALIINDDVELALAVGAAGVHLGRDDAAPAAARARLGPNAIIGVSCYNRLDLALSAAAAGADYCAFGSFFPSRVKPDAVRPAPDLLTRARARLKVPLVAIGGITPQNAGLLIAAGADLLAVITGIFAAPDIAAAARAYSQLFEPGVRPTESP; this comes from the coding sequence ATGAGCCGCTTATTACGCGGGCTCTATGCCATCACCCCGGAGCCGGACCCCGGCGACCCGGCGCGCGCGGACCAGCGCCTGATCGAGCAGGTGGCCCACGCCATCGACGGCGGCGCCCGGCTGGTCCAGTACCGGGCCAAGGGGCTCACCACGGACCGGCGCCGGACCCAGGCCGCGGCGCTGGCCGCACTGTGCGACGACGCCGCCGTCGCCCTGATCATTAACGATGACGTCGAACTCGCCCTGGCGGTCGGCGCCGCCGGCGTCCACCTGGGCCGCGACGACGCCGCCCCGGCCGCCGCCCGCGCCCGCCTGGGGCCGAACGCGATCATCGGCGTCTCCTGTTACAACCGGCTCGACCTGGCCCTGAGCGCCGCCGCGGCCGGGGCCGACTACTGCGCCTTCGGCAGCTTCTTCCCCTCGCGCGTTAAACCCGACGCGGTGCGCCCCGCCCCCGACCTCTTGACCCGGGCCCGCGCACGACTCAAGGTACCGCTGGTTGCGATCGGCGGCATCACACCACAGAATGCCGGGCTGCTGATCGCGGCCGGCGCCGACCTGCTGGCCGTGATCACCGGTATCTTTGCCGCCCCGGACATCGCCGCGGCGGCCCGGGCCTACAGCCAACTATTTGAACCGGGCGTGCGCCCGACGGAGTCCCCCTGA
- the thiD gene encoding bifunctional hydroxymethylpyrimidine kinase/phosphomethylpyrimidine kinase, translating into MPPIHTPPTVLCVGGHDPSGGAGIGADAEAVRAAGAFALTVVTALTDQDTRGLRQVYPQPAARIEAQCRALIADGDPAAIKIGLIGDARLVPILCAICDDYPGLPVVLDPVLASGAGQALADAALIQALLTDLLPRATLATPNLPEAQRLSGGVDAADCARRLRAAGARWVLITGTHEDAPAVTNRLYGGDGDPQSQTWPRLPGDYHGSGCTLASAIAARLALGLNLPTAVAAAQDYTWTSLARAWRTGRGQLTPNRLYALPRAGESGGAAP; encoded by the coding sequence ATGCCCCCCATCCACACCCCCCCCACCGTGCTCTGCGTGGGCGGTCACGACCCGAGCGGCGGCGCCGGGATCGGCGCAGACGCCGAGGCCGTGCGGGCCGCGGGCGCCTTCGCCCTCACGGTGGTCACCGCCCTGACGGACCAGGACACCCGCGGTCTGCGGCAGGTCTACCCCCAACCCGCCGCCCGGATCGAGGCCCAGTGCCGCGCCCTGATCGCGGACGGCGACCCCGCGGCGATCAAGATCGGGCTGATCGGCGACGCGCGGCTGGTCCCGATCCTGTGCGCCATCTGCGACGACTACCCCGGCTTGCCGGTGGTGCTGGACCCGGTGCTGGCCTCCGGGGCGGGGCAGGCGCTGGCCGACGCGGCCCTGATCCAGGCCCTGCTCACCGACCTGCTGCCCCGCGCCACCCTGGCGACGCCCAATCTGCCCGAGGCGCAGCGCTTGAGCGGCGGCGTCGATGCGGCTGACTGCGCGCGGCGCCTGCGCGCGGCCGGGGCGCGCTGGGTCCTGATCACCGGCACCCATGAGGATGCGCCGGCCGTGACCAACCGACTCTACGGGGGCGACGGGGACCCGCAGTCCCAAACCTGGCCGCGCCTGCCCGGCGACTACCACGGCTCCGGCTGCACGCTGGCGAGCGCCATCGCCGCCCGCCTCGCCCTGGGGCTCAACCTGCCAACGGCGGTCGCGGCGGCCCAGGACTATACCTGGACCAGTCTGGCGCGCGCCTGGCGCACCGGCCGAGGCCAGCTCACGCCCAACCGGCTCTATGCCCTGCCCCGGGCCGGGGAGTCGGGCGGAGCCGCCCCATGA
- a CDS encoding alpha/beta fold hydrolase, translating into MKHIIVNGLRLEYRDHPALVPGRPPLLLLHDGLGCVAMWRYFSARLAAVTGCRVIAWSRAGYGGSQAYTDPRTPRYLHREAEEVLPALLAALRIEAPVLIGHSDGGSIALIFAGAFPAVPRALAVIAPHEFVEPEALAGIRAAGIAWHTTDLPQRLGRYHQAPAERVFKDWHDCWLSPAFRDWNIEDSLSNIRCPVLAIQGEDDEYATMRQIDVIAARVPGTQLLKLARCGHFPQRDQEAALLEGLAVFIDRLGRP; encoded by the coding sequence ATGAAACACATCATTGTGAACGGTTTGCGCCTTGAATATCGGGATCATCCGGCGCTGGTGCCGGGCCGCCCGCCCTTGCTGCTGCTGCACGACGGCCTGGGTTGTGTGGCTATGTGGCGCTATTTTTCCGCGCGGTTGGCGGCGGTCACCGGCTGCCGCGTCATTGCCTGGTCGCGTGCCGGTTACGGGGGCTCGCAGGCCTATACGGACCCGCGCACGCCGCGCTACCTGCATCGCGAAGCCGAGGAGGTCCTGCCCGCGCTGCTCGCCGCGCTGCGGATCGAAGCCCCGGTGCTGATCGGCCACAGCGACGGCGGCAGCATTGCCCTGATCTTCGCCGGTGCCTTCCCGGCGGTGCCGCGCGCGCTGGCGGTGATCGCGCCGCACGAATTCGTCGAGCCCGAGGCCTTGGCCGGCATTCGCGCCGCCGGCATCGCCTGGCATACCACCGACTTGCCGCAAAGGCTTGGGCGCTACCATCAGGCGCCGGCCGAGCGGGTCTTCAAGGACTGGCACGACTGCTGGCTGTCGCCGGCATTCCGCGACTGGAACATCGAGGACTCCCTGAGCAACATCCGTTGTCCGGTGCTGGCGATCCAGGGCGAGGACGACGAGTACGCCACCATGCGCCAGATCGATGTAATCGCCGCCCGGGTGCCGGGGACGCAACTGCTCAAACTGGCCCGCTGCGGTCATTTCCCTCAGCGCGATCAGGAGGCGGCGCTGCTGGAAGGGTTGGCCGTATTCATTGACCGGCTGGGCCGGCCCTAA